The following proteins come from a genomic window of Sorghum bicolor cultivar BTx623 chromosome 3, Sorghum_bicolor_NCBIv3, whole genome shotgun sequence:
- the LOC8078737 gene encoding NADP-dependent malic enzyme, chloroplastic — protein MISARAATVAAASPASPWKRGGGRSEGAGSCDGCSTYRKTVRRRAAAAKVRALPPKRVEAVAIGSAAETETEEVVVEVAAANEELPVMPWATSVASGYTLLRDPRHNKGLAFTEKERDAHYLRGLLPPAVVSQELQIKKFMNNLRQYQLPIQCYMAMMNLQETDERLFYKLLIENVVELLPYVYTPTVGEACQKYGSIFGRPQGLYVSLKDKGRVLEVLRNWPHRNVQVICVTDGERILGLGDLGCQGMGIPVGKLALYTALGGVDPSACLPITIDVGTNNEKLLNDEFYIGLRQKRARGEEYDELMEEFMAAVKTFYGEKVLIQFEDFANHNAFDLLEKYSKTHLVFNDDIQGTASVVLAGLLAALKMVGGTLAEQTYLFLGAGEAGTGIAELIALEMSKQTKAPIEECRKKVWLVDSKGLIVDSRKSSLAPFKKPWAHEHEPLTTLYDAVQSIKPTVLIGTSGVGRTFTKEIVEAMASINERPIIFSLSNPTSHSECTAEQAYTWTQGRAVFASGSPFAPVEYDGKTFVPGQSNNAYIFPGLGLGLVISGAVRVHEDMLLAASAALADQATEENFVTGSIFPPFTNIRKISAYIAAAVAAKAYELGLATRLPPPKDLVAYAESCMYSPVYRNYQ, from the exons ATGATCTCCGCTCGCGCCGCCACCGTCGCCGCCGCGTCCCCCGCCTCCCCG TGGAAGCGGGGAGGAGGACGGAGCGAGGGTGCCGGCAGCTGCGACGGATGCAGCACCTACAGGAAGACCGTGCGGAGgagggccgccgccgccaaggTGCGCGCCTTGCCGCCGAAGCGGGTGGAGGCGGTCGCGATAGGCTCCGCcgcggagacggagacggaggaggtggtggtggaggtggcGGCGGCCAACGAGGAGCTGCCCGTCATGCCCTGGGCCACCTCTGTCGCAAG CGGTTACACCCTTTTGAGGGATCCACGTCACAACAAGGGTCTTGCTTTCACGGAGAAGGAGAGGGATGCACACTACTTGCGTGGACTGCTTCCTCCGGCAGTTGTCTCTCAGGAACTCCAA ATTAAGAAGTTCATGAACAACCTGCGGCAGTACCAGCTCCCTATTCAGTGCTATATGGCCATGATGAACCTTCAG GAGACGGACGAGAGGCTTTTCTACAAGCTTTTGATTGAAAATGTGGTGGAGCTGCTTCCTTATGTTTACACACCAACTGTAGGTGAGGCCTGCCAGAAGTATGGGTCCATCTTTGGACGACCACAGGGTCTGTATGTCAGCCTGAAGGACAA GGGGAGGGTCCTAGAAGTTCTAAGGAACTGGCCACATAGGAACGTTCAAGTTATCTGTGTCACTGATGGTGAGCGAATCTTGGGACTTGGAGATTTGGGTTGTCAG GGAATGGGAATTCCTGTAGGCAAACTTGCTCTATACACTGCTCTTGGAGGAGTTGATCCATCAGCT TGTTTGCCTATCACAATTGATGTTGGCACAAATAATGAGAAACTGCTTAATGATGAGTTCTACATTGGACTCCGACAAAAACGTGCAAGGGGCGAG GAGTATGATGAGCTTATGGAAGAGTTCATGGCTGCTGTTAAGACATTCTACGGTGAGAAAGTCCTCATTCAG TTTGAGGACTTTGCCAATCATAATGCCTTTGATTTGCTTGAAAAATACAGCAAGACCCATCTTGTTTTCAATGATGATATCCAG GGCACAGCATCAGTGGTCCTTGCAGGTTTGTTAGCAGCACTCAAGATGGTTGGTGGGACCCTGGCAGAGCAGACTTATTTGTTCCTTGGTGCTGGGGAG GCTGGAACTGGTATTGCAGAACTCATTGCTCTTGAGATGTCGAAACAG ACGAAGGCTCCAATTGAAGAGTGCCGCAAGAAGGTTTGGCTGGTGGACTCAAAG GGGTTGATTGTTGACTCTCGTAAAAGCTCCCTTGCGCCATTCAAAAAACCATGGGCACATGAGCACGAGCCCTTGACAACCTTGTATGATGCTGTTCAG TCCATCAAACCTACAGTTCTGATTGGGACATCTGGAGTTGGAAGAACATTCACAAAAGAAATTGTTGAGGCCATGGCTTCCATCAATGAG AGGCCTATCATCTTTTCACTGTCAAACCCAACCTCACATTCTGAATGTACTGCTGAACAAGCATATACCTGGACTCAG GGTCGTGCAGTATTTGCCAGTGGCAGTCCATTTGCCCCCGTGGAGTATGATGGGAAGACTTTTGTACCTGGGCAG TCGAACAATGCCTACATCTTCCCTGGACTCGGCCTCGGTCTTGTTATTTCTGGAGCCGTCCGTGTCCACGAGGACATGCTTCTTGCCGCCT CGGCTGCACTAGCTGATCAGGCCACAGAGGAGAACTTTGTCACGGGATCGATCTTCCCACCCTTCACCAACATCAGAAAGATCTCTGCGTACATTGCTGCAGCCGTTGCTGCAAAAGCTTATGAACTCG GTTTGGCGACCCGTCTGCCTCCCCCCAAAGACCTGGTGGCATATGCAGAGAGCTGCATGTACTCTCCTGTCTACCGTAACTACCAGTAG
- the LOC8078738 gene encoding 2-oxoglutarate-Fe(II) type oxidoreductase isoform X1 — MESPISRTNLNCISLADPDVQKSVALLKQACLDSGFFYVVDHGISQEFMDEVFSQSKKFFDLPHSEKMKLLRDEKNRGYTPMLDEILDPENQVNGDYKEGYYIGVEVPADDPEANRPFYGPNQWPSKEVLPKWREVMEQYHREALRVAKSVARIIALALDLDVDFFDRPEMLGEPIATLRLLHYEGGQKTGKVSNPAKGVYGAGAHSDYGLITLLATDDVVGLQICKDKNAQPQVWEYVAPVKGGFIVNLGDMLERWSNSIFRSTLHRVVLDGRERYSIAYFVEPSHDCVVECLPTCKSESNPPKFPPITCSAYLSQRYKDTHTDLNSYNNSKA, encoded by the exons ATGGAGAGCCCGATCTCGAGGACTAACCTGAATTGCATCAGCCTGGCGGACCCGGACGTCCAGAAATCGGTCGCGCTCCTCAAGCAG GCATGCCTGGATTCAGGCTTCTTCTATGTTGTGGATCATGGGATAAGCCAAGAGTTCATGGATGAAGTTTTTTCCCAGAGCAAGAAGTTCTTTGACCTTCCTCACAGTGAGAAAATGAAGCTTCTCCGAGACGAGAAGAATCGAGGGTACACACCCATGCTAGATGAAATTCTTGATCCTGAAAATCAAGTGAATG GTGACTACAAGGAAGGATATTATATTGGAGTTGAGGTACCAGCAGATGATCCAGAAGCAAACAGGCCATTTTATGGTCCAAATCAGTGGCCTTCTAAAG AAGTATTACCAAAATGGAGGGAAGTGATGGAGCAATATCACAGGGAGGCATT GAGAGTAGCAAAATCAGTTGCAAGGATCATTgctcttgctctagatctagatGTGGACTTCTTTGATAGACCTGAAATGCTTGGGGAGCCTATAGCCACTTTAAGGCTCTTACACTATGAAGGTGGACAAAAAACAG GTAAAGTGTCAAATCCTGCAAAGGGTGTTTATGGAGCGGGTGCCCATTCAGATTATGGCCTGATAACTCTCCTAGCAACCGATGATGTAGTTGGACTCCAA ATATGTAAGGACAAGAATGCTCAGCCTCAAGTATGGGAATATGTAGCTCCTGTGAAAGG AGGATTTATCGTCAATCTTGGTGATATGCTTGAAAGATGGAGTAACAGCATTTTCAG GTCAACCTTACATCGAGTGGTCCTAGATGGCCGAGAACGCTACTCG ATAGCCTACTTTGTGGAACCAAGCCATGACTGTGTAGTTGAGTGCCTGCCGACCTGCAAATCCGAATCAAATCCTCCAAA GTTCCCTCCGATCACCTGTTCTGCATACCTGTCCCAGCGTTACAAGGACACTCATACAGATCTGaactcctacaacaacagcaaGGCCTAA
- the LOC8078738 gene encoding 2-oxoglutarate-Fe(II) type oxidoreductase isoform X2: MESPISRTNLNCISLADPDVQKSVALLKQACLDSGFFYVVDHGISQEFMDEVFSQSKKFFDLPHSEKMKLLRDEKNRGYTPMLDEILDPENQVNGDYKEGYYIGVEVPADDPEANRPFYGPNQWPSKEVLPKWREVMEQYHREALRVAKSVARIIALALDLDVDFFDRPEMLGEPIATLRLLHYEGKVSNPAKGVYGAGAHSDYGLITLLATDDVVGLQICKDKNAQPQVWEYVAPVKGGFIVNLGDMLERWSNSIFRSTLHRVVLDGRERYSIAYFVEPSHDCVVECLPTCKSESNPPKFPPITCSAYLSQRYKDTHTDLNSYNNSKA; this comes from the exons ATGGAGAGCCCGATCTCGAGGACTAACCTGAATTGCATCAGCCTGGCGGACCCGGACGTCCAGAAATCGGTCGCGCTCCTCAAGCAG GCATGCCTGGATTCAGGCTTCTTCTATGTTGTGGATCATGGGATAAGCCAAGAGTTCATGGATGAAGTTTTTTCCCAGAGCAAGAAGTTCTTTGACCTTCCTCACAGTGAGAAAATGAAGCTTCTCCGAGACGAGAAGAATCGAGGGTACACACCCATGCTAGATGAAATTCTTGATCCTGAAAATCAAGTGAATG GTGACTACAAGGAAGGATATTATATTGGAGTTGAGGTACCAGCAGATGATCCAGAAGCAAACAGGCCATTTTATGGTCCAAATCAGTGGCCTTCTAAAG AAGTATTACCAAAATGGAGGGAAGTGATGGAGCAATATCACAGGGAGGCATT GAGAGTAGCAAAATCAGTTGCAAGGATCATTgctcttgctctagatctagatGTGGACTTCTTTGATAGACCTGAAATGCTTGGGGAGCCTATAGCCACTTTAAGGCTCTTACACTATGAAG GTAAAGTGTCAAATCCTGCAAAGGGTGTTTATGGAGCGGGTGCCCATTCAGATTATGGCCTGATAACTCTCCTAGCAACCGATGATGTAGTTGGACTCCAA ATATGTAAGGACAAGAATGCTCAGCCTCAAGTATGGGAATATGTAGCTCCTGTGAAAGG AGGATTTATCGTCAATCTTGGTGATATGCTTGAAAGATGGAGTAACAGCATTTTCAG GTCAACCTTACATCGAGTGGTCCTAGATGGCCGAGAACGCTACTCG ATAGCCTACTTTGTGGAACCAAGCCATGACTGTGTAGTTGAGTGCCTGCCGACCTGCAAATCCGAATCAAATCCTCCAAA GTTCCCTCCGATCACCTGTTCTGCATACCTGTCCCAGCGTTACAAGGACACTCATACAGATCTGaactcctacaacaacagcaaGGCCTAA